A region of Chitinophaga horti DNA encodes the following proteins:
- a CDS encoding response regulator transcription factor, protein MKILIIEDEIELAKSMGTYLSDESYLCEYAANYAEALERIDLFEYDCILLDLMLPGGDGFQILEELKRQKKNDGVIIISAKNSMDDKINGLRIGADDYLAKPFHLPELAARVYSIIRRKSFGSTNVIEQNEIRVDVLGKAVTVEGKQMVLTKKEFDLLMYFIVNKNRVISKAALAEHLSGDVAALFDSYDFVYSHIKNLKRKLNDAGVGHYLKTMYGSGYKWEI, encoded by the coding sequence ATGAAAATTCTAATCATCGAGGACGAAATAGAGTTGGCAAAGAGCATGGGAACCTACCTTTCAGACGAAAGCTATCTATGTGAATATGCCGCCAATTATGCGGAAGCCCTGGAACGTATTGATTTGTTTGAGTATGATTGCATCTTGCTTGACCTGATGCTGCCCGGCGGGGACGGCTTCCAGATTCTGGAAGAGCTGAAACGGCAAAAGAAAAACGACGGGGTGATTATCATTTCTGCTAAAAACTCCATGGATGATAAAATAAATGGGCTTCGGATTGGGGCTGACGATTACCTCGCAAAACCCTTTCATCTGCCAGAACTGGCTGCACGCGTGTACTCGATTATCCGGCGGAAAAGTTTCGGTAGTACAAACGTTATCGAGCAAAATGAAATTAGGGTGGATGTACTGGGCAAAGCCGTTACCGTTGAAGGAAAGCAAATGGTACTTACAAAAAAGGAGTTCGACCTGTTGATGTATTTCATCGTGAATAAAAACCGTGTCATATCAAAAGCGGCGCTGGCCGAGCACCTTTCCGGCGACGTGGCTGCATTATTCGATAGCTACGATTTCGTTTACTCCCACATCAAAAATCTAAAACGCAAGCTTAACGACGCCGGAGTAGGTCATTATCTTAAAACCATGTACGGAAGCGGTTATAAATGGGAAATATGA